One stretch of Bremerella cremea DNA includes these proteins:
- a CDS encoding lactate/malate dehydrogenase family protein, with product MKVSIIGGGGLVGSCAAFALQCSGIVREIALLDVNADLAGGQALDLLHGAPSTADQIISSGSYEHIPDSDIICITAGLRRKPDESRLDLINRNVDLFLTILDSIKKVGYKKDAIVFVVSNPVDILTYLASTRLDLPTNKVIGLGTQLDTIRFRALIAQHCQLPPTQVKALILGEHGDSMVPIWSSASVNGLPLEKFPGWNPNAANELFTRTKGSGAEVIKKKGGAGFAVGIAIRDVIDAIALDSHQILPISSIQNGCYDIRDVALSVPTVVGKNGVEATYQLDLWPKEIQALRRSGGVLRETLTTVLNRVGRS from the coding sequence ATGAAAGTTAGCATCATTGGCGGCGGTGGCCTGGTCGGTTCGTGTGCGGCGTTCGCGTTGCAGTGCAGCGGCATCGTTCGTGAAATCGCCTTGCTCGACGTTAACGCCGACCTAGCTGGCGGCCAAGCACTCGACCTATTGCATGGTGCCCCCAGTACGGCCGACCAAATCATTTCCAGCGGTAGCTACGAGCACATCCCCGACTCCGACATCATTTGCATCACCGCCGGCCTACGCCGTAAGCCCGACGAAAGCCGCTTGGACCTGATCAACCGCAACGTTGACCTGTTCCTCACCATTCTCGATTCAATCAAGAAGGTCGGTTACAAGAAGGACGCGATTGTCTTTGTCGTCTCGAACCCGGTCGACATCCTCACGTACCTGGCCTCGACACGGCTCGACCTTCCCACCAACAAGGTGATTGGTCTGGGCACGCAGCTCGATACCATCCGTTTCCGGGCCTTGATCGCCCAGCACTGTCAGCTTCCACCAACTCAGGTCAAAGCTTTGATCCTCGGCGAACATGGCGATAGTATGGTGCCGATCTGGTCTTCCGCTTCGGTCAACGGGCTACCGCTTGAAAAGTTCCCCGGTTGGAATCCGAATGCCGCCAACGAACTGTTCACCCGCACCAAGGGCTCTGGCGCAGAAGTGATCAAGAAGAAAGGTGGCGCTGGTTTCGCCGTTGGTATCGCTATTCGCGATGTGATTGACGCGATTGCTTTAGACAGTCACCAGATTCTGCCGATCTCCAGCATTCAAAACGGCTGCTATGATATCCGCGATGTGGCCCTCAGTGTGCCAACGGTTGTCGGCAAAAATGGTGTCGAAGCAACCTATCAACTTGATCTATGGCCGAAAGAAATCCAGGCCCTGCGACGCAGCGGTGGCGTCCTTCGCGAGACACTAACCACGGTTCTCAACCGAGTTGGCCGCTCGTAG
- a CDS encoding tetratricopeptide repeat-containing glycosyltransferase, translating to MTKEARNRKLTAVLVVNEETDLIRETLTSVQPIVDEIVLLNLGEPAAIASVIDEFSVSVVPHQWQDSFGEARNAALAHVTGEWILWLDVGETIGEEDAARLREFVNTQVDIMTAYVLLVRAPQAPGTIGSEQIGQVRLHPNHPGIRYEGRVRESLVPALAECGMGIEAVPFLIQRNAIENDTNWKKQRAQRDAKLVELEIKETGPNARLMICMADAVQALNDQQNALMFFEQACRLAEHGSAEMLEAFYGILTALDSQADSLDLQIQTCMTALEIFPLDAQLLCAVGGYLQTKGHLELARRSFETAYKYGQINLESWHIDDIDEIAASCLAITTHASGKQEQAEEILVQALKDCPHSVRLRRQVIEMYVKHGRRQEAIAELERLPADYPKLEAMRSAVRGAALAAQQNWTSARPYLEAAYQQGSRETLCLRWYATTLVALEEQDAAREVLQAWKQREPSNTEPDDLAQALLRGPNYLKKTSVKAG from the coding sequence ATGACCAAGGAAGCCCGGAACCGCAAACTGACCGCCGTCCTTGTCGTCAACGAGGAAACGGACCTGATTCGCGAAACACTTACCAGCGTTCAGCCGATTGTTGATGAAATCGTGCTGCTGAACCTGGGAGAACCTGCCGCGATCGCGTCGGTTATCGACGAGTTCTCCGTAAGCGTTGTGCCTCACCAGTGGCAAGATTCTTTCGGCGAAGCACGCAATGCAGCCTTAGCCCATGTGACGGGCGAATGGATTTTGTGGCTTGATGTGGGGGAAACGATCGGCGAAGAAGATGCCGCCCGCTTGCGTGAGTTTGTGAATACACAAGTCGACATCATGACCGCTTACGTCTTGCTGGTGCGGGCTCCGCAAGCCCCCGGCACGATCGGCAGCGAACAGATTGGCCAAGTCCGTCTCCATCCGAATCATCCTGGTATTCGCTACGAAGGTCGCGTCCGCGAATCGTTGGTGCCAGCACTGGCGGAATGTGGCATGGGAATCGAAGCGGTTCCTTTTCTGATTCAACGAAACGCTATCGAGAACGATACGAATTGGAAAAAGCAGCGAGCCCAACGTGACGCGAAGCTGGTTGAATTAGAGATCAAAGAAACCGGTCCGAATGCCCGTCTGATGATTTGCATGGCGGATGCCGTACAAGCATTGAACGATCAACAAAACGCACTCATGTTTTTCGAGCAAGCATGTCGCTTGGCAGAGCATGGTTCGGCAGAAATGCTCGAGGCGTTCTACGGCATTTTAACGGCGCTCGATTCTCAGGCGGATTCGCTTGATCTGCAGATTCAAACTTGCATGACCGCGTTAGAGATATTTCCGCTCGATGCCCAACTGCTTTGTGCCGTAGGAGGCTATTTGCAGACCAAGGGGCACTTAGAACTAGCGCGTCGTTCGTTCGAGACCGCCTACAAATACGGTCAGATCAATCTCGAATCGTGGCACATTGACGATATCGACGAAATTGCGGCATCTTGTCTGGCGATCACGACCCATGCCAGTGGGAAGCAAGAACAAGCAGAAGAAATTTTGGTGCAAGCGTTAAAGGATTGTCCTCATTCCGTCCGGTTGCGTCGTCAAGTGATCGAAATGTATGTGAAGCATGGGCGACGTCAAGAGGCCATTGCCGAACTAGAGCGTCTTCCGGCCGATTATCCCAAGTTGGAAGCCATGCGAAGTGCGGTTCGTGGGGCGGCGCTGGCAGCTCAGCAGAACTGGACTTCCGCTCGACCCTACTTGGAAGCTGCTTATCAGCAGGGCTCGCGCGAAACGCTTTGCCTGCGTTGGTACGCCACGACGCTCGTTGCGTTAGAGGAACAAGATGCGGCACGAGAAGTGTTGCAGGCTTGGAAACAACGCGAGCCTAGCAACACCGAGCCAGACGACTTAGCCCAAGCCCTACTGCGAGGCCCTAATTATCTGAAGAAGACTTCGGTCAAAGCGGGCTAA
- the argJ gene encoding bifunctional glutamate N-acetyltransferase/amino-acid acetyltransferase ArgJ → MSSSIPAGFQMGGFHCGVKRNPNKEDLSLIVCDEDTVAAGVYTTNLVVAAPVVWDRARTPSDKIRAVITNSGNANACTGEQGDKDNAELAGIVAGKVGVSADQVLTMSTGIIGHHLPMEKIRTGLDEVFQRLGTDESHFDAAARGIMTTDKGKKVAARQCEINGKPVKLVGMCKGAGMIAPNMATMLSVVLTDAELSPAQAKQLLTDVTNDTFNCITVDGHRSTNDTLLLLASGKAETGELAGESLDTFRAELHQLCEDLAKQIPADGEGSTHLIEINIEGCKNRDDALRIAKTVADSALVKTAITGGDPNWGRIVSAAGYSGVKFDPMGMELVVNGHLLYREGTPVKFDEKTVSQSIKDNFETNVTLKFTEGDTKVRYWSSDLTVEYVRFNSEYRT, encoded by the coding sequence ATGAGTTCGTCAATTCCCGCTGGATTTCAAATGGGTGGCTTTCACTGTGGTGTGAAGCGAAACCCGAACAAAGAAGACCTCTCGTTGATTGTCTGCGACGAGGATACGGTTGCCGCTGGCGTCTACACGACGAACCTGGTTGTGGCCGCGCCGGTGGTTTGGGATCGGGCACGCACCCCTTCCGATAAGATCCGCGCCGTCATCACCAACTCGGGCAATGCCAACGCTTGCACAGGCGAGCAAGGCGATAAGGACAACGCTGAGTTAGCCGGAATCGTCGCTGGCAAGGTCGGCGTCTCTGCCGATCAAGTCTTGACGATGTCGACCGGTATCATCGGGCATCATCTGCCGATGGAAAAAATTCGCACCGGCCTGGACGAAGTCTTCCAGCGACTTGGCACAGACGAAAGCCACTTTGATGCCGCTGCTCGGGGAATCATGACCACCGACAAAGGCAAAAAAGTCGCGGCACGCCAGTGCGAGATCAACGGCAAGCCGGTCAAGTTAGTCGGCATGTGCAAAGGTGCGGGGATGATCGCCCCGAACATGGCCACGATGCTGTCCGTGGTGCTAACCGATGCCGAGCTAAGCCCAGCCCAGGCGAAACAACTGTTGACCGATGTCACTAACGACACGTTCAACTGTATCACCGTGGACGGCCACCGCAGCACGAACGACACCTTGCTGCTGTTGGCAAGCGGTAAGGCCGAAACGGGGGAACTTGCCGGCGAATCGCTCGATACATTCCGAGCCGAACTGCATCAGTTGTGCGAAGATCTCGCCAAGCAAATTCCGGCAGACGGGGAAGGCTCGACGCACCTGATTGAGATCAACATCGAAGGTTGCAAAAACCGGGACGACGCTCTTCGAATCGCCAAAACGGTGGCCGATAGTGCCCTGGTCAAAACGGCGATTACCGGCGGCGACCCCAATTGGGGACGAATCGTCTCGGCGGCTGGTTACTCAGGGGTTAAGTTCGATCCGATGGGAATGGAGCTTGTTGTCAACGGGCATCTTCTGTACCGAGAAGGTACCCCGGTCAAGTTCGACGAAAAGACGGTCAGCCAGTCGATCAAAGATAACTTCGAGACCAACGTGACCCTCAAGTTCACCGAAGGGGACACCAAGGTCCGCTATTGGTCGAGCGATTTAACCGTGGAATACGTCCGGTTTAACTCGGAATACCGCACGTAA
- the argC gene encoding N-acetyl-gamma-glutamyl-phosphate reductase, with protein MTVRVGIMGATGYTALELLKILVRHPEVEVTALTTRSEDRPHLSSIHPQFHKVLDLHLENWGTAELAQRCDCVFGCLPHAASASVIPELLDAGMKVVDLSADYRLNDPAVYSQWYGAEHPDAERMKTTVYGLPELFREGIAEAQLVANPGCYPTGVSLALAPLLKNGLIRPDGIIADCKSGVSGAGRTPKLGTLYPECNESFAAYGVGTHRHMPEIEQNLTVYSGKDATVIFTPHLVPMDRGILCTCYALPEKDVSEKELLALLEETYQNEPFVRVRSDLPATKHVAGTNFCDITVRRVKDRVVTISCIDNLIKGASGAAVQNFNLMYGFAETTALL; from the coding sequence ATGACGGTACGTGTCGGAATTATGGGAGCGACGGGTTACACCGCGCTCGAACTGCTAAAAATCTTGGTTCGCCATCCGGAAGTCGAAGTTACGGCACTTACGACCCGGAGCGAAGATCGTCCGCACCTAAGTTCGATCCATCCGCAGTTTCACAAGGTGCTTGATTTGCACCTCGAAAATTGGGGCACAGCTGAATTGGCCCAACGTTGCGATTGTGTGTTCGGCTGCTTGCCTCATGCCGCTTCGGCTTCGGTCATCCCCGAGCTTTTGGATGCCGGCATGAAGGTTGTCGATTTGAGTGCCGACTACCGCCTGAACGACCCCGCCGTCTACAGCCAGTGGTACGGTGCCGAACATCCCGATGCGGAACGGATGAAGACCACCGTTTACGGCCTACCGGAACTGTTTCGAGAAGGAATCGCCGAGGCGCAATTGGTGGCCAACCCAGGCTGCTATCCGACCGGTGTTTCCCTGGCGTTAGCACCACTGCTGAAGAACGGTTTGATCCGTCCTGACGGCATTATCGCGGACTGCAAGAGTGGTGTCAGCGGAGCAGGACGGACCCCAAAGCTGGGAACGTTGTATCCGGAATGCAACGAAAGCTTTGCGGCATACGGCGTGGGCACCCATCGGCACATGCCAGAGATCGAACAGAATTTGACCGTCTACTCTGGCAAAGACGCCACGGTGATCTTCACCCCGCATTTGGTGCCGATGGATCGCGGGATTTTATGTACTTGTTACGCGCTGCCTGAGAAGGATGTGTCGGAAAAGGAACTGCTCGCCCTGCTGGAAGAGACTTATCAAAATGAACCGTTTGTTCGCGTTCGTAGTGATTTGCCTGCGACCAAGCATGTTGCCGGTACTAACTTCTGCGACATCACGGTCCGCCGTGTGAAAGACCGAGTCGTTACTATTTCGTGTATCGATAATCTCATTAAAGGTGCCTCAGGCGCAGCGGTTCAGAACTTCAATTTGATGTACGGGTTCGCTGAAACGACTGCTTTGCTTTGA
- a CDS encoding NUDIX hydrolase — MKSPLSDNSSGRWAAKLRQTLGLSQTHFPHLRHTSPNLSYGRHIGPAYPRTRQAANLILIYPDTSGRWMIPLMVRAETEGIHAGEIALPGGRREPGETALTTALREFNEETGHLVAAKAVVGELPPTNVWASNHKVRTFVALETSMPVWKPDPREVAALLYLPVTQLMDPRNFGMHQVTRRRVQFSAPHLSVDGQRVWGATLRMLVELGQALTSAK, encoded by the coding sequence ATGAAGTCACCCCTTAGCGACAATTCGTCTGGCCGTTGGGCGGCTAAGTTGCGGCAGACGTTGGGATTATCTCAGACGCACTTCCCACACCTTCGGCATACATCGCCTAACCTTTCGTACGGCCGACACATTGGGCCTGCGTATCCGAGAACTCGGCAAGCCGCAAACCTGATTTTGATTTATCCCGATACGTCAGGTCGCTGGATGATTCCCCTGATGGTGCGGGCCGAAACCGAAGGAATTCATGCCGGTGAGATCGCCCTGCCAGGGGGCCGCCGCGAGCCAGGCGAGACCGCTCTTACGACTGCACTGCGAGAATTTAATGAGGAAACGGGGCATTTAGTCGCGGCCAAGGCAGTCGTAGGGGAGTTGCCTCCTACAAATGTTTGGGCCAGTAATCACAAAGTGCGAACCTTTGTCGCCTTAGAAACCTCTATGCCGGTGTGGAAGCCAGACCCAAGAGAGGTCGCGGCCCTTCTTTATTTACCCGTTACCCAGCTAATGGACCCCAGGAACTTCGGCATGCACCAGGTCACTCGCCGCCGCGTTCAATTTTCCGCCCCTCATTTGAGTGTCGACGGACAACGCGTGTGGGGTGCGACTTTGCGTATGTTGGTCGAATTGGGGCAAGCTCTCACTTCGGCCAAATAA
- a CDS encoding DUF6798 domain-containing protein produces the protein MNDTTTFPPPTAAELRADFWRKWIEIGAIVLLFFLFVGPLTPEVNEAHYLAKARHYWNPAWCPDDHFLNSGDAHGVFYWSFGWITTLVSFPVAAWIGRWLCWIAIAVAWRRMIAQVTDLPWAGLYGMAMGLAGVYYLHMAGEWLIGGVEAKCFAYAFAFWGIGDALSGRWNRAWILLGIASAFHVLVGGWMVVCLMFCWLVCPRQRATIRSFWPGLFAGGAIALVGVVPLLLLDRGVAPEDSALASYYYVYERLNHHLVVHSFSLSFKLRFTLATFAWAGTAWLLRNHDKARLVNGVVAGSVVLVLIGVFIDQYFVFVLNDYLSAAKLLRLYWYRIADVMVPIGLSINLLALYQLHRAKLPTVARGVLVAVCLLVAVGLLVRIADRWTATAGPADQSTLVSDPTAWQEVGAWIRENTPPEAIFLTPRMQSTFKWYAQRAEVVTTKDVPQDDMNLLEWRWRRGAVQWRSINNRNTLSLAGLTEENVRDLVEKYGLKYVVVDQVIARRDHVPIEWSFQRIYPVDPAENASYEVYEVTP, from the coding sequence ATGAACGATACGACCACTTTCCCTCCGCCCACTGCGGCCGAGCTCCGTGCAGACTTCTGGCGGAAGTGGATCGAAATCGGAGCGATTGTGCTGCTGTTCTTTCTGTTTGTCGGCCCGTTGACCCCAGAGGTAAACGAGGCTCACTACTTGGCCAAAGCGCGGCACTATTGGAATCCCGCTTGGTGCCCGGATGATCACTTCTTGAACTCTGGCGACGCCCATGGCGTGTTTTATTGGAGTTTCGGTTGGATCACGACTTTGGTTTCGTTTCCGGTAGCGGCTTGGATCGGTCGTTGGCTCTGCTGGATTGCAATTGCGGTGGCTTGGCGGCGGATGATTGCACAGGTAACCGATTTGCCCTGGGCTGGCTTGTACGGCATGGCCATGGGGCTGGCCGGTGTCTATTACTTGCACATGGCCGGCGAGTGGTTGATTGGGGGCGTCGAGGCAAAGTGTTTTGCTTATGCGTTCGCCTTCTGGGGGATCGGCGATGCGTTATCAGGTCGCTGGAACCGAGCTTGGATTCTGCTGGGCATCGCGAGTGCGTTTCATGTGCTGGTAGGGGGCTGGATGGTCGTTTGCTTGATGTTCTGCTGGCTAGTCTGCCCCCGGCAACGAGCGACGATCCGGTCTTTTTGGCCAGGCCTGTTTGCCGGTGGGGCAATCGCGTTGGTGGGCGTTGTTCCGCTGCTGCTGTTGGACCGTGGGGTGGCTCCGGAAGATAGTGCTTTGGCGAGTTACTACTATGTTTACGAACGCTTGAATCACCACTTGGTGGTGCATTCGTTTTCCCTCAGTTTTAAGCTGCGATTTACCTTAGCCACATTCGCCTGGGCTGGGACGGCGTGGTTGCTGCGTAATCACGACAAGGCCCGCCTGGTCAATGGGGTTGTCGCGGGCAGCGTCGTACTGGTGTTGATTGGCGTGTTTATCGATCAGTACTTTGTCTTTGTGCTCAACGATTACCTCTCGGCGGCCAAGCTGCTGCGGCTGTATTGGTACCGCATTGCCGACGTGATGGTGCCGATCGGGCTCAGCATTAACCTTTTGGCTTTATATCAACTGCACCGAGCTAAATTGCCCACGGTGGCACGCGGTGTCTTGGTGGCGGTTTGCTTGCTCGTTGCCGTAGGGTTATTGGTTCGCATCGCCGACCGCTGGACGGCCACGGCCGGCCCCGCTGATCAAAGTACGTTGGTGAGTGATCCGACTGCTTGGCAAGAAGTGGGGGCATGGATTCGTGAGAACACGCCGCCAGAGGCAATCTTTCTGACGCCCCGGATGCAATCGACTTTCAAGTGGTACGCTCAGCGGGCTGAAGTCGTGACGACGAAAGATGTCCCACAGGATGACATGAACTTGCTGGAGTGGCGGTGGCGGCGAGGAGCCGTGCAGTGGCGTTCGATCAATAATCGAAACACCTTGAGTCTGGCAGGGCTAACGGAAGAGAACGTCCGCGACTTGGTTGAAAAATATGGCCTGAAGTATGTGGTGGTCGATCAAGTAATCGCCCGTCGCGATCATGTTCCGATCGAGTGGAGCTTTCAGCGGATATATCCGGTCGATCCTGCTGAGAATGCGAGCTACGAAGTTTATGAAGTCACCCCTTAG
- a CDS encoding SMP-30/gluconolactonase/LRE family protein, with product MRLLIAAVLCCLPCVAFAQDMPLSDVLIDGQGWELVADGYKFTDGPAVDAEGNIYFTDVPGQLVLKIDHATKQLSTFSEGQGGTSGLMFGPDGRLYGSQYFNRRIVAFDAKGNVEVIADDLGANDLVVASNGNIYCTDTPGHQVWLVRPNGEKQVVAQDIAAPNGIILWPKEGTLVVSDSAGKNLIAYRVEEDGTLSYGAPVYACRVRHKDAPSKGDGMTVDSAGRLYVATDLGLQMFDSTARISGVFSKPSGDFVANVVFAGPKLDTLYVTSGGGIYRRLTQATGLRYGKVDDQ from the coding sequence ATGCGTTTGCTTATCGCTGCTGTGTTGTGTTGTTTGCCCTGCGTTGCGTTTGCCCAAGATATGCCGCTTAGCGATGTTCTGATCGACGGGCAAGGTTGGGAATTGGTTGCCGATGGGTACAAGTTTACGGACGGACCTGCTGTCGATGCCGAGGGTAACATCTATTTCACCGATGTCCCCGGGCAACTCGTGCTGAAGATTGACCATGCCACCAAGCAGCTTTCTACCTTTTCGGAAGGGCAGGGAGGAACCAGCGGGTTGATGTTTGGCCCCGATGGTCGTTTGTATGGCAGTCAATACTTCAATCGCCGAATCGTGGCCTTCGATGCTAAGGGAAACGTGGAAGTCATTGCCGATGATCTCGGGGCGAATGATCTGGTTGTTGCCAGCAACGGCAATATCTATTGCACCGACACACCAGGGCATCAGGTTTGGCTCGTACGCCCCAATGGGGAGAAACAGGTGGTTGCCCAAGATATCGCAGCTCCGAACGGAATCATCTTATGGCCCAAAGAAGGAACGCTGGTGGTCTCGGACTCGGCAGGGAAGAATTTGATTGCCTACCGCGTGGAAGAAGACGGAACGCTTAGCTACGGTGCCCCTGTTTACGCTTGTCGTGTGCGACACAAGGACGCCCCTAGCAAGGGCGACGGCATGACGGTCGACTCGGCAGGACGCTTGTATGTTGCCACTGATTTAGGACTGCAAATGTTTGATTCCACGGCACGGATTAGTGGCGTGTTCAGCAAGCCCAGTGGTGACTTCGTGGCCAATGTTGTCTTTGCTGGGCCGAAGCTCGATACGTTGTACGTGACAAGTGGTGGGGGAATTTATCGCCGACTGACCCAAGCGACCGGGCTGCGGTATGGTAAAGTAGACGATCAGTAA
- a CDS encoding alpha/beta hydrolase → MLRVFAALTLCCCLLSSVAVAQDEQYAPGPDAARKDGVPQGTVTKHVWDQSEIYPGTVRDYWVYVPQQYKKGEPACLMVFQDGAGFVNEKGHTRVPIVFDNLIHAGEMPVTIGVFIQPGEVPATKPGQNPRKNRSYEYDTLSDQYVRFLLDEILADVGKQYDISSDPQHRAICGNSSGGICAFTAAWERPDSFGKVVSHIGSFTNIRGGNVYPALIRKTERKPIKVFLQDGKNDLDNLHGNWPLANQQMAAALKFSDYDYKFVYGEGKHSGRHGGAIFPDTMRWLWSDVVSQN, encoded by the coding sequence ATGCTCCGAGTTTTTGCTGCCCTGACGCTCTGCTGTTGTCTGCTTTCTTCTGTTGCCGTGGCCCAAGACGAGCAATACGCGCCTGGCCCGGATGCGGCACGGAAAGATGGCGTTCCGCAAGGTACCGTTACCAAGCATGTGTGGGATCAAAGCGAAATCTACCCTGGCACGGTGCGAGATTATTGGGTTTACGTACCGCAGCAGTACAAGAAAGGTGAGCCTGCTTGCTTGATGGTGTTTCAAGATGGTGCCGGGTTTGTGAACGAAAAGGGGCACACCCGTGTTCCGATCGTCTTCGACAACTTGATTCACGCCGGCGAAATGCCCGTGACCATTGGGGTGTTCATTCAGCCAGGCGAAGTTCCCGCAACGAAACCAGGACAAAACCCGCGCAAGAATCGCAGCTACGAATACGATACCCTGAGTGATCAGTACGTTCGTTTTCTGCTGGATGAAATCTTGGCTGACGTCGGCAAGCAGTACGATATCAGCAGCGATCCGCAGCATCGTGCCATTTGCGGTAATAGCTCAGGCGGCATCTGTGCTTTCACGGCAGCTTGGGAACGTCCCGATTCTTTTGGCAAAGTGGTGAGCCACATCGGCAGCTTTACGAACATTCGCGGCGGGAATGTCTACCCGGCGTTGATTCGCAAAACCGAACGCAAGCCGATCAAAGTGTTTTTGCAAGACGGCAAGAACGACCTCGACAATCTGCACGGCAACTGGCCCCTGGCCAATCAGCAGATGGCCGCCGCGCTTAAATTCTCGGACTATGATTACAAGTTCGTTTACGGCGAAGGAAAGCATAGCGGACGCCACGGAGGAGCAATCTTCCCCGATACGATGCGTTGGCTGTGGAGCGACGTAGTGAGCCAGAACTAG
- a CDS encoding M20/M25/M40 family metallo-hydrolase, with amino-acid sequence MKSFSSFLSFFVFLFLSSHATWPLPLLADEPMDAAQEEEDAASNTQIESRLAEDLNYLAADEREGRGPYTQGQKEAADFIAQQFAEAGLKTKLIERGPFQVFAKREFLELGEQNQLTFAETDNNVNEVPASDYQPLSPSTGGKFDLPLAMAGYGITSSRDDYDDYANFDATGKAVIVLRHEPDQSGKTGKFAGDKNSNHAALATKIENAVQHGAAAVFIVTDDVTLSKERGRDELFDFQIRMPKNFKPKVPVIHVKRAVIDALLKQAGQSSLAEWEANVDETWKPNSFDLEGVRAQGEVEIVASERVQKNVLGLLPGKGELASEVVVVGAHYDHIGRGGSGSLAPWTRDIHNGADDNASGTVALLETARRCAAWNIANRRTFLFIAFGGEEQGLIGSEYYVRHPLYDMEKTVAMLNYDMVGRLRKERLTVYGYNTAKEFEAWLDEAAKEQGLELNKISGGYGPSDHASFYGRGVPVMHDFTGFHSQYHRPSDDIEYINVPGIRKVVDMNMAILKHLATEKITPVPEAGGSLLDLYFGDGSADEEDLPKRRLLGVALGDFNESGIPIQAVGQETVAQKAGLQPGDLLLSWKGKPIQSLQDLRQAVDAAQPGEKIPVRILRDEKELELDVEFAQ; translated from the coding sequence TTGAAGTCGTTCTCCTCGTTTCTGTCGTTCTTCGTCTTTCTCTTTTTGTCCAGCCATGCAACTTGGCCTCTTCCGCTACTGGCTGACGAGCCAATGGACGCCGCCCAAGAGGAAGAAGATGCCGCGAGTAACACGCAAATCGAATCTCGCCTGGCAGAGGATCTCAATTATTTAGCCGCAGATGAACGGGAAGGACGTGGCCCTTACACGCAAGGGCAGAAGGAAGCGGCCGATTTCATTGCGCAACAATTTGCTGAGGCAGGACTCAAGACGAAGCTGATCGAGAGAGGCCCTTTTCAGGTGTTCGCCAAACGCGAGTTCTTAGAACTAGGAGAGCAAAATCAGCTTACCTTCGCTGAGACAGATAACAATGTCAACGAAGTTCCGGCCAGCGACTATCAGCCGCTTTCGCCTAGCACTGGGGGCAAGTTCGATTTGCCGCTGGCGATGGCTGGCTACGGAATCACTTCCTCGCGGGACGACTACGACGACTACGCCAACTTCGATGCTACCGGCAAGGCTGTCATTGTTTTAAGGCACGAGCCTGATCAGTCTGGTAAGACGGGGAAGTTTGCCGGCGATAAGAACTCTAACCACGCCGCCCTGGCCACCAAAATCGAAAACGCTGTTCAGCATGGTGCCGCGGCCGTTTTTATCGTGACCGATGACGTGACGTTGAGCAAAGAGCGTGGCCGAGATGAATTGTTTGATTTTCAAATTCGCATGCCGAAGAATTTCAAGCCGAAGGTCCCGGTCATTCACGTTAAACGTGCCGTGATCGACGCGTTGCTGAAACAAGCCGGCCAAAGCTCGCTGGCGGAATGGGAGGCGAACGTCGATGAAACTTGGAAACCGAACTCGTTTGACCTGGAAGGGGTTCGCGCACAAGGGGAAGTCGAGATCGTGGCTTCGGAACGCGTCCAAAAGAACGTGTTGGGCCTGCTGCCAGGTAAGGGAGAACTCGCCTCAGAAGTCGTCGTCGTTGGGGCTCACTACGATCATATCGGACGTGGTGGTTCGGGTTCGCTGGCGCCATGGACGCGAGATATTCATAACGGCGCGGACGATAACGCTTCGGGAACGGTTGCCTTGTTAGAAACGGCCCGACGCTGTGCTGCTTGGAATATCGCCAATCGCCGTACCTTCCTGTTTATTGCGTTCGGCGGGGAAGAGCAGGGGCTTATCGGCAGCGAGTACTACGTTCGACATCCGCTGTACGATATGGAGAAGACCGTGGCCATGCTCAATTACGACATGGTCGGCCGCCTACGAAAAGAACGCCTGACGGTGTACGGGTACAACACCGCGAAGGAGTTCGAGGCTTGGTTGGACGAAGCTGCCAAGGAGCAAGGACTAGAGCTTAATAAAATCAGCGGGGGCTACGGACCAAGCGACCACGCTTCGTTCTATGGTCGCGGTGTTCCGGTGATGCATGACTTCACTGGGTTCCATTCGCAGTATCATCGTCCGAGTGATGATATCGAGTACATCAATGTGCCTGGAATTCGTAAAGTCGTGGATATGAATATGGCCATCCTCAAGCACTTGGCGACCGAAAAGATAACCCCGGTGCCGGAAGCGGGAGGGTCGCTGCTCGATCTTTATTTTGGCGATGGCTCGGCGGATGAAGAAGATTTACCGAAGCGGCGTCTGTTGGGCGTTGCTCTGGGGGATTTCAACGAGAGCGGCATCCCCATTCAAGCGGTTGGCCAGGAAACCGTCGCCCAGAAAGCGGGCCTGCAGCCAGGCGATCTCTTGCTGAGTTGGAAAGGAAAGCCGATTCAATCGCTGCAAGATCTCCGTCAAGCGGTCGACGCTGCCCAGCCTGGCGAGAAAATCCCGGTGCGGATCTTGCGAGACGAGAAAGAACTGGAATTGGATGTCGAGTTCGCCCAATAA